In Clostridium swellfunianum, a genomic segment contains:
- a CDS encoding glycoside hydrolase family 130 protein: protein MKKKTIIGPALPNIPWEERPEGCNDAVWRYSNNPIIPRNLLPFSNSIFNSAVVPYEGKFAGVFRCDDKRREMRIHSGFSEDGLKWNIDVNPIKFQCEDKEIGQFEYAYDPRVCFIEDRYYVTWCNGYHGPTIGVAYTHDFKEFHQLENAFLPYNRNGVMFPRKINGNYAMLSRPSDTGHTSFGDIFYSESPDLVFWGKHRHVMAPRGWWQSTKIGAGPTPIETTEGWLVFYHGVLTSCNGYVYHFGAALLDLEQPWKVLYRTEPYLMSPQTLYECVGDVPNVVFPCAALADSETGRIAIYYGAADTVTGIAFTQVDELIEYIKNNSKL from the coding sequence ATGAAGAAAAAAACTATTATAGGACCAGCACTTCCTAATATTCCATGGGAAGAAAGACCAGAGGGATGTAATGATGCCGTTTGGCGTTATTCTAATAATCCAATTATTCCAAGAAATTTGCTTCCTTTTTCTAACAGCATATTTAACAGCGCTGTAGTGCCTTATGAAGGCAAGTTTGCTGGAGTATTTAGATGTGATGATAAAAGACGTGAAATGAGAATTCATTCTGGCTTTAGTGAAGACGGATTAAAGTGGAATATAGATGTTAATCCAATAAAATTCCAATGTGAAGATAAGGAAATAGGGCAGTTTGAATATGCCTACGATCCTAGAGTTTGCTTTATAGAAGATAGATACTATGTTACCTGGTGCAATGGATATCACGGACCAACTATAGGGGTAGCCTATACTCATGATTTTAAAGAATTTCATCAGCTTGAAAATGCATTTTTGCCTTATAACAGAAATGGAGTTATGTTCCCAAGAAAGATAAACGGCAATTATGCAATGCTGAGCAGACCTAGTGATACCGGACATACCTCTTTTGGAGATATATTTTATAGCGAGAGTCCTGATTTAGTTTTCTGGGGTAAGCATCGTCATGTTATGGCACCAAGAGGCTGGTGGCAGAGCACTAAAATAGGTGCTGGACCAACGCCTATAGAAACTACTGAAGGATGGCTTGTATTCTATCACGGTGTTTTAACCTCCTGTAATGGATACGTATATCATTTTGGAGCTGCACTATTGGATTTGGAGCAGCCTTGGAAGGTTTTATATAGAACTGAGCCATATTTAATGTCCCCTCAAACACTATATGAGTGTGTTGGAGACGTACCAAACGTAGTGTTTCCTTGTGCAGCTTTAGCTGACAGTGAAACAGGAAGAATAGCTATATACTATGGGGCTGCAGATACCGTAACAGGCATTGCCTTTACTCAAGTTGATGAGCTTATAGAATATATTAAAAACAATTCAAAATTATAG